A section of the Pseudomonas flavescens genome encodes:
- a CDS encoding FecCD family ABC transporter permease, with the protein MHDTFTARELAAAYGRVLHKRLLICAALLVAVFISLVLDIAIGSTLFSPGEVLGALFTPQMVDIDTQVIVRELRLPFALMAVLVGVALSLAGAEMQTVLGNPLADPFTLGLSSAASLGAALAIVLNLGIPGVPDSALVTLNAFFFAFASVLLLQGVARLAGGVQTLLLFGIALVFCYNALVALLQYIASPDALQQLVFWSLGSLTRSSWPAVQTLALVVVLTIPFSLRAAWPLTALRLGEERALTLGIDVGRLRFGSLLRISLLAATAVAFVGTIGFIGLVGPHIARLLIGEDHRFFLPVSALVGALVMSLASIASKLVIPGVILPVGIVTALIGVPLFMTLLLRQGRRP; encoded by the coding sequence ATGCACGACACCTTCACGGCCCGGGAGCTGGCCGCGGCGTACGGGCGGGTGCTGCACAAGCGTCTGCTGATCTGCGCGGCACTGCTGGTGGCGGTGTTCATCAGCCTGGTGCTGGATATCGCCATCGGCTCCACGCTGTTTTCGCCAGGTGAAGTGCTGGGTGCGCTGTTCACACCCCAGATGGTGGATATCGACACGCAGGTGATCGTCCGCGAACTGCGGCTGCCCTTCGCGTTGATGGCGGTGCTGGTCGGCGTGGCCCTCTCGCTGGCCGGTGCGGAAATGCAGACCGTGTTGGGTAATCCCCTGGCCGATCCCTTCACCCTCGGTCTGTCCTCCGCCGCCTCGCTCGGAGCGGCGCTGGCCATCGTCCTCAACCTGGGCATTCCCGGTGTACCGGATAGCGCCCTGGTGACCCTGAACGCCTTCTTCTTCGCCTTCGCCTCGGTGCTCCTGCTACAGGGCGTCGCGCGCCTGGCTGGCGGCGTGCAGACCCTGCTGCTGTTCGGTATCGCCCTGGTGTTCTGCTACAACGCGCTGGTCGCTCTGCTGCAATACATCGCCTCACCCGACGCCCTGCAACAACTGGTGTTCTGGAGCCTCGGCAGCCTGACCCGCTCCAGTTGGCCTGCCGTGCAGACCCTGGCGCTGGTGGTGGTGCTGACCATTCCCTTCAGCCTGCGCGCGGCCTGGCCACTGACCGCCCTGCGCCTCGGCGAGGAGCGTGCGCTGACCCTGGGTATCGATGTCGGCCGCCTGCGTTTCGGCTCGCTGCTGCGCATCAGCCTGCTGGCCGCCACGGCGGTGGCCTTCGTCGGCACCATCGGTTTCATCGGCTTGGTCGGCCCGCATATCGCACGCCTGCTGATCGGCGAGGATCACCGCTTCTTCCTGCCGGTCAGCGCGCTGGTCGGTGCACTGGTGATGTCCCTCGCCTCGATCGCCAGCAAGCTGGTGATTCCTGGCGTGATCCTGCCGGTGGGTATCGTCACCGCACTGATCGGCGTGCCGCTGTTCATGACGCTGCTGCTGCGCCAGGGGCGGCGCCCATGA
- a CDS encoding TonB-dependent siderophore receptor: MKDDSMLVPRLRFSPRLVLRFGIGCFAAPCLLLGSPLGMAQSALQAPGSGEDQQRHAFSISSQPLASALATFGSQRGVQVSFDARLADGLSAPAVQGNYSERQALTLLLQGSGLGWTLTPERTLLLFPQDNSGSLSLAPSTISASGEHEYADGPVSGYRATRSATGSKTDSALRDIPQSIQVVPRQVLEDQQLNQLADALVNVSSVQRGNSHGGSTESFVVRGFHSRTYAVDGMLMNPLVSRPEVISDLVNVERVEVLKGPASVLYGQGDPGGLINLVTRKPTFTPETRIKAQAGSEDFYRLEVNASGPLDEAKTLAGRIAIAGQTESSFRDTFRNNRHTYISPTLRWEPTEYTRVDGGLEYTNQTSQFDRGVIPQNGRISMKPERFLHEPWSHDDARKVAAWWRVEHDVNDWLTLRQATRWDESDKQRYVVDLRDMRADGRTLRRRATDGKEAVRTLDMQFEAIARFATGGLQHTALVGFEYLEGDRHAGSDRAPLADIDIYEPVYGAVPGTFTYGGGSEYELETRSLYLQDQIDLSSQWKLLVGARYDSTRQKNLTIEDDYSEVPTNLDPEKVSPRVGLVYQPNDQLSLYASYSTSFVPQGDIDRSGRPLDPEEGKQFEVGAKVELIPQRLSATLAVFQLTRENVASTDPENEDRSIQTGEQRVHGVELDIVGEPLDGWHIIANASVLNAELTKHTPTADSLVREGNKLQGVPTLSGSLWSSYQLQSGNLKGLGFGAGVIAVGAREGNLENSYDVSGYTRFDASLFYDLSEEVRVSLNGRNLTDREYLETVASTDGNYYGEPASLLATISAKF; encoded by the coding sequence ATGAAGGACGACAGCATGCTGGTGCCGCGTTTGCGCTTTTCTCCTCGACTCGTCTTGCGTTTCGGCATCGGCTGCTTCGCCGCCCCCTGCCTGCTGCTCGGCTCGCCCCTGGGCATGGCACAGAGCGCCTTGCAGGCGCCAGGCAGCGGCGAAGACCAGCAACGCCATGCCTTCTCCATCAGCAGCCAACCGCTGGCCTCGGCGCTCGCCACCTTCGGCAGCCAACGGGGCGTCCAGGTCAGTTTCGACGCGCGCCTTGCCGATGGCCTGAGCGCACCGGCGGTACAGGGCAACTACAGTGAGCGACAGGCGCTCACCCTGTTACTGCAAGGCTCCGGCCTGGGCTGGACGCTCACCCCGGAGCGCACCCTGCTGCTGTTCCCGCAGGACAACAGCGGCTCACTGTCCCTGGCGCCGTCGACCATCAGTGCCAGCGGCGAGCACGAGTATGCCGATGGCCCGGTCAGCGGTTACCGCGCCACCCGCAGTGCCACGGGCAGCAAGACCGACAGCGCCCTGCGCGACATTCCACAGTCCATTCAGGTGGTGCCTCGTCAGGTTCTCGAGGACCAGCAGCTCAACCAGTTGGCCGACGCTCTGGTCAACGTCAGCAGCGTGCAACGCGGCAACTCCCACGGAGGTTCCACCGAGAGCTTCGTGGTGCGTGGTTTCCACTCTCGCACCTACGCGGTCGACGGCATGCTGATGAACCCGCTGGTGTCGCGCCCTGAGGTGATCAGCGATCTGGTCAACGTCGAGCGCGTGGAAGTGCTCAAGGGCCCGGCCTCGGTGCTTTACGGCCAGGGCGACCCCGGCGGGCTGATCAACCTGGTGACCCGCAAACCGACGTTCACGCCGGAGACCCGGATCAAGGCCCAGGCTGGCAGCGAAGACTTCTATCGCCTGGAGGTCAACGCCAGCGGCCCGCTGGACGAAGCGAAAACCCTCGCCGGGCGCATCGCCATCGCCGGGCAGACCGAAAGCAGCTTCCGCGATACCTTTCGCAACAACCGCCATACCTACATATCCCCCACGTTGCGCTGGGAGCCAACCGAATACACCCGGGTCGATGGCGGTCTGGAATACACCAACCAGACCAGCCAGTTCGACCGCGGCGTGATTCCGCAAAACGGCCGCATCAGCATGAAGCCGGAGCGCTTCCTGCACGAGCCCTGGTCCCACGACGACGCCAGGAAGGTCGCGGCCTGGTGGCGTGTCGAGCATGACGTCAATGACTGGCTGACCCTGCGCCAGGCGACCCGCTGGGACGAGTCGGATAAACAGCGCTACGTCGTCGACCTGCGCGACATGCGCGCCGACGGCCGCACCCTGCGCCGCCGCGCCACCGACGGCAAGGAAGCCGTACGCACTCTGGACATGCAGTTCGAGGCCATCGCTCGTTTCGCCACGGGCGGCCTGCAGCATACGGCCCTGGTCGGCTTCGAATACCTCGAAGGTGATCGCCATGCCGGCAGCGACCGCGCCCCGCTGGCCGATATAGATATCTACGAGCCGGTCTACGGCGCGGTACCCGGCACGTTCACCTATGGCGGCGGCTCGGAGTACGAGCTGGAAACCCGGAGCCTGTATCTGCAGGACCAGATCGACCTGAGCAGCCAGTGGAAACTGCTGGTCGGGGCACGCTACGACAGCACACGGCAGAAAAACCTGACCATCGAAGACGACTACAGCGAGGTTCCTACCAACCTCGATCCGGAAAAGGTCTCCCCGCGCGTCGGTCTGGTCTACCAGCCCAACGATCAATTGTCGCTCTATGCCAGCTACAGCACCTCGTTCGTCCCCCAGGGCGATATCGATCGCTCAGGGCGGCCGCTGGATCCAGAGGAAGGCAAGCAGTTCGAAGTGGGCGCCAAGGTCGAGCTGATTCCACAACGATTGAGCGCCACACTGGCAGTGTTCCAGCTAACCCGCGAAAACGTCGCCAGTACCGATCCGGAAAATGAAGATCGCTCCATCCAGACCGGCGAACAGCGCGTGCACGGCGTAGAACTGGATATCGTCGGCGAACCGCTGGACGGCTGGCACATCATTGCCAACGCCAGTGTGCTCAACGCCGAGCTGACCAAGCACACCCCCACCGCTGACTCACTGGTGCGAGAAGGCAACAAGCTGCAGGGCGTACCGACCCTGAGCGGCTCGCTGTGGAGCAGCTACCAGTTGCAATCGGGCAACCTGAAAGGGTTGGGCTTCGGTGCGGGAGTAATCGCCGTTGGCGCCCGCGAGGGCAATCTGGAGAACAGCTACGACGTCTCCGGCTACACGCGCTTCGACGCCAGCCTGTTCTACGACCTCAGCGAAGAGGTTCGCGTCTCGCTCAATGGACGCAACCTCACCGACCGCGAGTATCTGGAAACCGTCGCCTCCACCGATGGCAACTACTACGGCGAGCCGGCCTCGCTGCTGGCCACCATCAGCGCGAAATTCTAG
- a CDS encoding FecR family protein encodes MTDSAGNTDDLLEQAADWHLRLSETPSARKDFERWLAQGPEHLHAWQQIERVWGGIAQLREPPTQTARPASPPPRRKRRWLPAALAAGIAALAILTYPQAALHWQADYITAAGETRTVTLADGSLVTLGPRSALRSEYRSERRDLQLLAGQAFFDVQRDVERPFVVQAGSSAVRVLGTAFEVDLSERYLDVAVERGLVRVSSQVDGASSEDDLHPGEGLRQDRFSGTLQHLRVDSERVAIWRRGQLFVENASVSEILEQMRRYTPGWIVLADPALAQRRLTGIYDMRDPDRALGALAQSLAVPSRRMTPWIRVLGTP; translated from the coding sequence GTGACTGACTCTGCGGGCAACACGGACGACCTGCTCGAACAGGCCGCCGACTGGCACCTGCGCCTCAGCGAAACGCCGAGCGCACGCAAGGATTTCGAACGCTGGCTGGCGCAGGGCCCGGAGCATCTGCATGCCTGGCAACAGATCGAGCGAGTGTGGGGAGGCATCGCGCAACTGCGCGAACCCCCGACACAAACCGCTCGCCCGGCCAGCCCCCCGCCGCGACGCAAACGTCGCTGGCTGCCCGCGGCACTGGCGGCCGGCATCGCTGCGCTGGCGATCCTCACTTATCCCCAGGCCGCACTGCACTGGCAGGCCGACTACATCACCGCAGCGGGGGAAACCCGCACGGTGACCCTGGCCGACGGCTCGCTGGTCACCCTCGGCCCGCGCAGTGCCTTGCGCAGCGAATATCGCAGCGAGCGCCGTGATCTGCAGCTACTGGCCGGCCAGGCGTTCTTCGATGTACAGCGCGATGTCGAGCGGCCCTTCGTGGTCCAGGCCGGCAGCAGCGCAGTGCGGGTACTCGGCACCGCGTTCGAAGTCGACCTGAGCGAACGTTATCTGGACGTCGCCGTAGAGCGCGGCCTGGTGCGCGTAAGCAGCCAGGTCGATGGCGCCAGCAGCGAAGATGACCTCCACCCTGGTGAAGGCCTGCGCCAGGACAGATTCAGCGGAACCCTGCAGCATCTGCGGGTCGACAGTGAGCGCGTGGCCATCTGGCGGCGTGGCCAGTTGTTCGTGGAAAACGCCAGCGTCAGCGAAATTCTCGAGCAGATGCGCCGCTACACACCGGGCTGGATCGTGCTCGCCGACCCGGCTCTGGCGCAGCGCCGCCTCACTGGCATCTACGACATGCGCGACCCGGATCGCGCCCTCGGCGCCCTGGCTCAATCGCTGGCGGTACCCAGCCGGCGCATGACGCCCTGGATCCGCGTGCTGGGAACGCCTTGA
- a CDS encoding sigma-70 family RNA polymerase sigma factor yields MNDSAEKLDIFLSCRRALVNYAAQITQDRDRAEDVVQEAYLRLHPLQRPELQAIEQPVAYLYRIVRNLALDMRLSEAREQRRHAMPPDWLLPTLVASPEEACLHSDELEHLSSALADLPEQSRRALEMHRLGGKTLAQIAEQLGVSLATAHRLVRDALVRLARALPGDDTRDQQRD; encoded by the coding sequence ATGAACGATTCGGCCGAGAAGCTGGATATCTTCCTGTCCTGCCGCAGGGCATTGGTCAACTATGCGGCGCAGATCACCCAGGACCGGGATCGTGCCGAGGATGTCGTTCAGGAAGCCTATCTGCGCCTGCATCCCCTGCAGCGCCCCGAGCTGCAAGCCATCGAACAGCCCGTCGCTTACCTCTATCGCATCGTGCGCAACCTTGCCCTCGACATGCGCCTGAGCGAGGCCCGCGAGCAGCGCCGCCACGCCATGCCGCCGGACTGGCTGCTGCCGACCCTGGTCGCCAGCCCCGAAGAGGCCTGCCTGCACAGCGATGAGCTGGAGCACCTGTCCAGTGCCCTGGCGGACCTGCCGGAGCAAAGCCGCCGCGCGCTCGAGATGCATCGCCTGGGCGGCAAGACCCTGGCGCAGATCGCCGAACAGCTGGGCGTGTCCCTGGCCACGGCTCATCGCCTGGTACGCGATGCGCTGGTACGCCTGGCCCGCGCCCTGCCCGGTGATGACACGCGGGACCAGCAGCGTGACTGA
- a CDS encoding NADPH-dependent FMN reductase, producing the protein MSKTYNVAVLVGSLRKASINRKLALALADLAPQNLSLKIVEIGDLPLYNEDIDVDPAPAAYSHFRAQVKAADAVLFITPEYNRSIPAPLKNAVDVGSRPYGQSAFSGKPAGVVSASPGAVGGFGANHQLRQALVFLDMPLLQQPEAYLGGAGNFFDESGKLSDGIRPFLQKFIDTYAAWVETTAKG; encoded by the coding sequence ATGAGCAAGACCTACAACGTCGCCGTACTGGTCGGTAGCCTGCGCAAAGCATCGATCAACCGCAAACTCGCCTTGGCACTGGCCGACCTGGCACCGCAGAACCTGAGTCTGAAAATCGTCGAAATTGGTGATCTGCCCTTGTATAACGAAGACATCGACGTCGATCCGGCACCCGCTGCTTACAGCCACTTCCGCGCCCAGGTGAAGGCGGCGGATGCCGTGCTGTTCATCACCCCGGAGTACAATCGCTCGATCCCCGCCCCTCTCAAGAATGCCGTCGACGTAGGTTCGCGTCCCTACGGCCAGAGCGCGTTCAGCGGCAAGCCGGCTGGCGTGGTCAGCGCCTCCCCTGGCGCAGTGGGCGGTTTCGGCGCCAACCATCAACTGCGCCAGGCGCTGGTGTTTCTCGACATGCCCCTGCTGCAACAGCCGGAAGCCTACCTGGGCGGCGCCGGCAACTTCTTCGATGAAAGCGGCAAGCTGAGCGACGGTATCCGGCCGTTCCTGCAGAAATTCATCGACACCTATGCCGCCTGGGTCGAGACGACCGCCAAAGGTTGA
- a CDS encoding YqaE/Pmp3 family membrane protein — translation MDLIRILIAILLPPLGVFLQVGFGGAFWLNILLTLCGYFPGIIHAVYIIAKR, via the coding sequence ATGGACCTGATCCGTATTCTGATCGCCATTCTTCTTCCGCCTCTGGGCGTTTTCCTGCAGGTCGGCTTCGGCGGCGCTTTCTGGCTGAATATCCTGCTGACCCTGTGCGGCTATTTCCCGGGCATCATTCACGCCGTGTATATCATCGCCAAACGCTGA
- a CDS encoding mandelate racemase family protein: MKITQVNVEVFTYPTRRSVDAAGHAHPGDESLAKMALLRIATEDGVEGYAFGAPELIRPHIIDSFVRKVLIGQNVMDREKIWQDLAHWQRGSASQLTDRALALVEQALWDWAGRKFKQPVHKLIGGYRDKVLAYGSTMCGDDLPGGLSTPEEYGRFAEQLVARGYKAIKLHTWMPPISFAPDPKMDVRACAAVREAVGPDIALMLDGYHWYSRTDALYIGRELEKLDFAWFEEPMMEESAESYAWLAANLDIPVLGPESLGGKYMSRASWVGQGACDILRAGVAGVGGIAPCLKVAHLAESYGMHCEIHGNGAANLAVVGAIKNCDWYERGLLHPFLNYDDVPAYLNSIVDPMDSDGYVHLPDRPGLGEDINFAYIETNTVNRY; the protein is encoded by the coding sequence ATGAAGATCACTCAGGTCAATGTCGAGGTTTTCACCTACCCCACTCGCCGCAGCGTCGATGCTGCCGGTCATGCCCACCCGGGCGACGAATCCCTGGCCAAGATGGCGCTGTTGCGCATCGCCACCGAAGACGGCGTGGAAGGCTATGCCTTTGGCGCGCCCGAGCTGATTCGTCCGCACATCATCGACAGCTTCGTACGCAAGGTGCTGATCGGGCAGAACGTCATGGATCGCGAGAAGATCTGGCAGGACCTCGCTCACTGGCAGCGCGGCAGTGCCAGTCAGTTGACCGACCGCGCGCTGGCGCTCGTCGAGCAGGCGCTGTGGGATTGGGCGGGGCGCAAATTCAAGCAGCCGGTGCACAAGCTGATTGGTGGCTATCGCGACAAGGTGTTGGCCTATGGGTCGACCATGTGCGGCGATGACCTGCCGGGCGGCCTGTCGACTCCCGAGGAGTACGGCCGCTTCGCCGAGCAACTGGTCGCCCGTGGCTACAAGGCGATCAAGCTGCACACCTGGATGCCACCGATCTCCTTCGCGCCGGATCCGAAGATGGACGTGCGTGCCTGCGCCGCTGTGCGTGAGGCGGTCGGCCCGGATATCGCCCTGATGCTCGACGGTTATCACTGGTATAGCCGCACCGACGCGCTGTACATCGGCCGCGAACTGGAAAAGCTCGACTTCGCCTGGTTCGAAGAGCCGATGATGGAGGAGTCCGCCGAGTCCTATGCCTGGCTGGCGGCCAACCTGGACATCCCGGTGCTGGGGCCGGAATCCCTTGGGGGCAAGTACATGAGCCGTGCCAGTTGGGTCGGGCAGGGCGCCTGTGACATCCTGCGCGCCGGCGTGGCCGGGGTCGGCGGTATCGCGCCGTGCCTGAAGGTCGCGCACCTGGCCGAATCCTATGGCATGCACTGCGAGATTCATGGCAACGGCGCCGCCAACCTGGCGGTGGTCGGTGCGATCAAGAACTGTGACTGGTACGAGCGCGGCCTGCTGCACCCGTTCCTCAACTACGACGACGTGCCTGCCTATCTGAACAGCATCGTCGACCCGATGGACAGCGATGGCTACGTGCACCTGCCGGATCGTCCGGGTCTGGGCGAAGACATCAACTTCGCCTACATCGAGACGAACACCGTCAACCGGTACTGA
- a CDS encoding ABC transporter substrate-binding protein, producing MIKPIPHLVAGLLAATLALGSVTTVQAKTPADQLIVGMSMINLLSLDPAAATGLDVSEVNANLYDMLLVQDAAAPDNLVPALAERWEVSDDHKTLTFHLRSGVKFHSGNELTAQDVIWSLQRVLKLNLALASTWKAYGFTADNVEQQIRAPDDHTVVVELARPTDPMLVLNTLATSPSAFILDKKEVLKHDKNGDMGGAWLTTNAAGSGPFVLNAWRANDVILMTRFEDYWGGPAKLKRVVMRNMTESQSLRLMVERGDLDIARGMSAPDITALSSSDKVKTQTVQRGTLYYVALSTKQPMFADARVRKAVRSLIDYQGINEVVMPHYGTLNQRPMPLGLPARLDDPGYRLNVEEAKKLLAEAGYPDGFQTTIRVLAEPPFINIASSVQSTLAQAGIKARIVTGTGTQVYGSMRERTFDIIVGRGGGGAERHPHSSLRTLVYNPDNRDEAKLSNFQGWRTSFYSPELNALIEKAEVEPDKQTQMDLYHQFQNLYDEQVGAIMPISQMTDTVVIYHDVVGYIGHSAATTRYKDVHKDR from the coding sequence ATGATCAAACCAATTCCGCATCTGGTCGCGGGCCTGCTGGCCGCTACCCTGGCCCTGGGCTCCGTGACCACGGTGCAGGCCAAGACCCCTGCCGATCAGCTCATCGTCGGCATGAGCATGATCAACCTGCTGTCCCTCGATCCGGCTGCCGCCACTGGCCTGGACGTGTCCGAGGTGAACGCCAACCTGTACGACATGCTGCTGGTGCAGGACGCTGCCGCGCCGGACAACCTGGTACCGGCCCTGGCCGAACGCTGGGAAGTCAGCGATGACCACAAGACGCTGACCTTCCACCTGCGCAGCGGCGTCAAGTTCCACTCCGGCAACGAGCTGACCGCCCAGGATGTGATCTGGTCGTTGCAGCGCGTGCTCAAGCTCAACCTGGCGTTGGCCTCGACATGGAAGGCTTACGGCTTCACCGCCGATAACGTCGAGCAGCAGATCCGCGCCCCTGACGACCACACCGTGGTGGTCGAGCTGGCTCGCCCGACCGATCCGATGCTGGTGCTCAATACCCTGGCCACCTCGCCCAGTGCATTCATCCTCGACAAGAAAGAGGTGCTCAAGCACGACAAGAATGGCGATATGGGCGGTGCCTGGCTGACCACCAATGCGGCGGGCAGCGGACCATTCGTGCTCAACGCATGGCGCGCCAATGACGTGATTCTGATGACCCGTTTCGAGGACTATTGGGGCGGCCCAGCCAAGCTCAAGCGCGTGGTGATGCGCAACATGACCGAGTCGCAGTCGCTGCGCCTGATGGTCGAGCGGGGCGACCTGGATATCGCCCGTGGCATGTCGGCACCGGACATCACGGCCCTGAGCAGTTCGGACAAGGTCAAGACCCAGACCGTGCAGCGCGGCACGCTCTACTACGTGGCGCTGAGCACCAAACAGCCGATGTTCGCTGACGCCCGCGTGCGCAAGGCGGTCCGTTCGTTGATCGATTATCAGGGCATCAATGAGGTGGTGATGCCGCATTACGGCACCCTCAACCAGCGCCCGATGCCGCTCGGCCTGCCCGCGCGTCTGGATGATCCCGGCTATCGCCTGAACGTCGAGGAAGCCAAGAAGCTGCTGGCCGAAGCCGGCTACCCGGATGGCTTCCAGACCACTATCCGTGTACTCGCGGAACCCCCGTTCATCAACATCGCCTCCAGCGTGCAATCGACTCTGGCTCAGGCCGGCATCAAGGCGCGCATCGTCACCGGCACCGGCACTCAGGTGTACGGCTCCATGCGTGAACGCACCTTCGACATCATCGTCGGTCGTGGCGGTGGCGGCGCTGAGCGTCACCCGCATTCCAGTCTGCGCACCCTGGTCTACAACCCGGACAACCGTGACGAAGCCAAGCTGAGCAACTTCCAGGGCTGGCGTACCTCGTTCTACAGCCCGGAGCTCAATGCGCTGATCGAAAAGGCCGAGGTAGAGCCGGACAAGCAGACCCAGATGGATCTGTATCACCAGTTTCAAAACCTCTACGACGAGCAGGTCGGCGCCATCATGCCGATTTCGCAGATGACCGACACGGTGGTGATCTACCACGACGTCGTCGGCTATATCGGTCACAGCGCGGCGACCACGCGCTACAAGGATGTGCACAAGGATCGTTGA
- a CDS encoding ABC transporter permease, with protein MFASTASFFGTRMGGTSRRFGAVLMTLLGLLAMTFFIGRVMPLDPVLAVVGPDADSSTYDQVYQAMGLDRPLLVQFGYYLRDLAQGNFGNALLTGHPVIEDIARVFPATIELATLAIIFGVVLGLPLGVFAAANQGRIGDHLARVVTLFGYSTPIFWLGMMGLLVFYAWLGWAGGAGRIDLAYDGMVPSVTGMLLIDSAIAGDWDAFSSALKHILLPALILGLNSVAYISRMTRSFMLEQLSQEYILTARVKGLSRRKVIWGHAFRNILVQLLTVVALAYGSLLEGAVLIETVFAWPGFGQYLTSSLLLGDMNAVMGCVLVIGFIFVGLNLLSDALYKVFDPRTR; from the coding sequence ATGTTTGCTTCGACTGCGTCTTTCTTCGGCACGCGGATGGGCGGTACTTCACGCCGTTTCGGCGCGGTGCTGATGACCCTGCTGGGCTTGCTGGCGATGACTTTCTTCATCGGCCGAGTGATGCCACTCGATCCGGTGCTGGCGGTGGTCGGCCCGGATGCCGACAGTTCCACCTACGACCAGGTCTATCAGGCCATGGGCCTGGACCGGCCGCTGCTGGTGCAGTTCGGCTACTACCTGCGCGATCTTGCCCAGGGCAATTTCGGCAATGCGCTGCTCACCGGCCACCCGGTGATCGAGGACATCGCCCGGGTGTTCCCGGCGACCATCGAGCTGGCCACGCTGGCGATCATCTTCGGTGTGGTGCTCGGCCTGCCGCTGGGCGTATTCGCGGCGGCCAACCAGGGCCGTATCGGTGATCACCTGGCGCGTGTGGTGACCCTGTTCGGTTATTCCACGCCGATCTTCTGGCTCGGCATGATGGGCCTGCTGGTGTTCTATGCCTGGCTCGGCTGGGCGGGTGGTGCCGGGCGTATCGATCTGGCCTACGACGGCATGGTGCCCTCGGTGACCGGCATGCTGCTGATCGACAGTGCCATCGCTGGCGACTGGGATGCCTTTTCCAGTGCCCTCAAGCACATCCTCCTGCCGGCACTGATCCTGGGCCTCAACTCGGTGGCCTACATCAGCCGGATGACCCGCAGCTTCATGCTCGAGCAGCTTTCCCAGGAATACATCCTCACCGCTCGGGTCAAGGGCCTGTCGCGGCGCAAGGTGATCTGGGGCCATGCCTTCCGCAACATCCTCGTGCAACTGCTCACCGTGGTGGCGCTGGCCTATGGCTCGTTGCTCGAAGGAGCGGTGCTGATCGAGACGGTGTTCGCCTGGCCCGGCTTTGGCCAGTACCTGACCAGCAGCCTGCTGCTCGGTGACATGAACGCGGTGATGGGCTGCGTGTTGGTGATCGGCTTCATCTTCGTCGGTCTCAATCTGCTCAGCGATGCGCTGTACAAGGTGTTCGACCCGCGCACCCGCTGA